A genomic window from Methanovulcanius yangii includes:
- a CDS encoding phosphate uptake regulator PhoU, with protein MEIRKVQVTGGSSFIISLPKEWVKASDIKKNDPLGLIVQPDGSLTITPKLSGKLVERIKTFDLSLLDDPVYLYRSLIGAYVTGYDTIVIQSPGRIPSWAHKAVRKFTQRTVGQEVSDQTDRRIVIKDLLNPGEMPFDSTLRRMAVIVAGMQRDAVFALKTRDEELVEDVILRDRDVNRLYWLVARQFNLLLRNVSLSREMGVDIELALNYLQISRVIERVGDHVVKLAESIRGLMYVSLEKKIVDLIEVENRESLNIFQSSIDSFFEKDIQKANSTIQGVDEFVKKCAEISGALFDLGAPGVIYIGYCIENFRRVGEYAGVISENTINYLVIEKP; from the coding sequence ATGGAAATACGGAAAGTCCAGGTGACCGGAGGGTCCTCCTTTATCATATCGCTCCCAAAAGAGTGGGTAAAAGCGTCGGATATCAAAAAAAATGATCCCCTTGGTCTTATTGTCCAACCGGACGGATCTCTGACGATAACTCCGAAACTCTCCGGAAAACTTGTGGAGAGGATAAAAACTTTTGATCTTTCCCTTTTGGATGATCCTGTGTATCTGTATCGTTCTCTAATCGGTGCATATGTCACCGGGTATGATACAATTGTGATTCAGTCGCCTGGGAGGATACCTTCCTGGGCCCATAAGGCGGTGCGTAAGTTTACTCAGCGCACTGTCGGTCAGGAAGTATCTGATCAGACGGATCGCAGGATTGTTATCAAGGACCTCCTCAATCCTGGTGAGATGCCGTTTGATAGCACGCTGAGGAGAATGGCAGTTATTGTTGCAGGGATGCAGCGGGATGCGGTTTTTGCCCTGAAGACCCGTGATGAGGAGCTTGTGGAGGATGTTATTCTTCGTGATCGTGATGTCAACCGATTGTACTGGCTTGTCGCACGGCAGTTCAATCTCCTGCTTAGGAATGTATCCCTCTCCCGTGAGATGGGTGTCGATATCGAACTTGCTCTGAATTATCTGCAGATTTCCCGTGTTATTGAGCGGGTGGGGGATCATGTGGTCAAACTCGCTGAAAGCATCCGCGGGCTGATGTATGTGTCCCTCGAAAAGAAGATCGTGGATCTCATAGAGGTTGAGAATCGCGAATCTCTGAATATATTCCAGTCGAGCATTGATTCATTTTTTGAAAAAGATATCCAGAAGGCAAATTCGACGATTCAGGGCGTCGATGAATTCGTAAAAAAGTGCGCGGAAATCTCGGGTGCTCTGTTTGATCTCGGGGCCCCGGGGGTCATATATATTGGGTACTGTATTGAAAATTTCCGAAGGGTCGGTGAATATGCCGGCGTAATTTCGGAGAATACAATTAATTATCTGGTAATTGAAAAACCATAA
- the glnA gene encoding type I glutamate--ammonia ligase, producing the protein MAQTSDVTKMLEKIEADNVKFIRLQFSDIQGLPKNVSIPVTQAEKALTGGIGFDGSSIEGFARIEESDMVLKPDLNTYSIIPWRPENSRVARFICDVHLPDGSPFAGDPRHILKTVLNEAASMGYVFNTGPELEFFLFKRDELGMPTTEFQDLGGYFDLAPTDLAEDVRAQIISALTAMGFEIEASHHEVAESQHEIDFKYNDALTTADNVLTFKFATKSIALMNGLHATFMAKPCYGINGNGMHTNASLFKDGKNSFYDPEAPMQLSRTSMHFIAGVLEHIKAITRLANPTVNSYKRLVPGYEAPVYVSWSGSNRTALIRVPAPRGNSTRVEVRSPDPTCNPYLTFAAILAAGLEGIRKQMEPPASADKNIFAMTDEERKQAHIETLPGDLFTANKCLLEDSLICETLGGHVVEGLNNIAKMEWDSFRTAVHPWEVEQYLSRF; encoded by the coding sequence ATGGCACAGACATCTGATGTCACAAAAATGCTCGAGAAGATCGAGGCGGATAATGTTAAATTTATTCGGCTTCAGTTTTCTGATATCCAGGGGTTGCCCAAGAATGTGTCAATTCCCGTGACTCAGGCAGAGAAGGCGCTCACCGGTGGAATTGGCTTTGACGGGTCTTCTATCGAGGGTTTTGCACGGATTGAAGAGTCCGATATGGTTCTGAAACCGGATCTGAATACCTACTCGATTATACCATGGAGGCCTGAAAACTCAAGAGTGGCCAGGTTTATCTGTGATGTCCATCTTCCCGATGGTTCGCCTTTTGCCGGGGATCCCCGTCATATTCTGAAGACGGTTCTCAATGAGGCAGCTTCTATGGGCTATGTATTCAATACCGGTCCAGAACTGGAGTTCTTCCTCTTCAAGAGGGACGAACTCGGTATGCCGACGACAGAATTCCAGGATTTGGGAGGATACTTTGATTTGGCTCCAACCGATCTTGCAGAGGATGTGAGGGCACAGATTATCAGCGCACTTACCGCGATGGGTTTTGAGATCGAGGCATCCCATCATGAGGTGGCTGAAAGCCAGCATGAAATTGATTTCAAGTACAACGATGCCCTGACGACGGCGGACAATGTCCTTACGTTTAAGTTCGCAACAAAATCGATTGCGCTGATGAATGGTCTTCATGCAACCTTCATGGCAAAACCGTGCTACGGGATCAATGGAAACGGAATGCATACGAATGCATCTCTCTTCAAGGATGGAAAGAATTCGTTCTATGATCCGGAGGCTCCAATGCAGCTCTCCCGGACATCCATGCATTTCATTGCAGGGGTTCTTGAGCATATCAAGGCAATCACGCGACTTGCCAACCCGACGGTAAATTCCTACAAACGGCTTGTTCCGGGATATGAAGCTCCTGTCTATGTAAGCTGGAGTGGGAGTAACCGTACGGCGCTGATCCGGGTGCCTGCACCCAGGGGCAATTCCACTCGTGTTGAAGTACGGAGTCCGGACCCGACATGTAACCCGTACCTGACGTTTGCGGCAATTCTGGCCGCCGGTCTGGAAGGTATCCGCAAGCAGATGGAACCCCCGGCAAGTGCCGACAAGAACATCTTCGCAATGACCGATGAAGAGCGCAAACAGGCTCACATTGAGACTCTTCCCGGAGATCTGTTCACCGCAAACAAGTGTCTTCTGGAAGATAGCCTCATCTGTGAAACACTCGGAGGTCATGTCGTAGAGGGTCTCAATAACATCGCCAAGATGGAATGGGATTCCTTTAGAACAGCAGTACACCCATGGGAAGTGGAGCAGTACCTGTCAAGGTTCTGA
- a CDS encoding ammonium transporter yields MPIDSGDTAFIIICTALVMLMTPGVGLFYGGMVPKKNIISMIGLAFVAFAVVSIQWVLFGYSLAFGPDIGGFIGGLDYALLNGVGLGGEGIPDLLFVVFQLVFAALTVAIITSGGAGRIKLSAFIVFALLWTTLVYDPLAHWAWGGGWASQLGALDFAGGTVVHISSGFGALALALVLGARKGFGKYAMEPSNIPITLLGAALLWFGWFGFNAGSELAADAIAANAFLVTNTAAAAGALAWMGASWINGKPSTLGFVSGGIAGLVAITPAAGFVDMPASIVIGALAGLICYSALLWRQRKGLDESLDAWAIHGVGGFFGALATGIFAVAVIGGVDGLIYGNVDQFLIQLLDAVVAMAYAFVVTFVIAKIVDLVMGLRVEETEEYVGLDLSQHGESMDA; encoded by the coding sequence ATGCCTATTGACAGCGGAGACACCGCGTTTATCATTATCTGTACAGCCCTCGTCATGCTCATGACTCCCGGAGTGGGACTCTTCTATGGCGGAATGGTCCCGAAGAAGAACATTATCTCCATGATTGGGCTGGCATTTGTCGCATTTGCCGTCGTGAGTATTCAGTGGGTCCTCTTTGGATACAGTCTGGCATTCGGGCCGGATATCGGAGGATTCATCGGTGGTCTGGATTACGCCCTCCTGAACGGAGTGGGTCTTGGCGGAGAAGGAATTCCGGATTTGCTCTTCGTCGTCTTCCAGCTGGTGTTTGCAGCGCTCACCGTTGCTATCATCACCTCTGGTGGTGCAGGGCGTATCAAGCTGAGCGCCTTCATAGTCTTCGCTCTGCTCTGGACGACCCTTGTCTATGATCCCCTCGCCCATTGGGCATGGGGTGGCGGATGGGCCTCCCAGCTTGGAGCACTTGACTTTGCCGGCGGCACTGTCGTGCATATAAGTTCTGGATTCGGCGCTCTTGCCCTTGCCCTTGTGCTGGGTGCACGCAAGGGATTCGGAAAGTATGCGATGGAGCCCTCTAACATACCAATCACCCTGCTTGGTGCAGCGCTCCTTTGGTTCGGGTGGTTCGGGTTCAACGCCGGAAGTGAACTTGCGGCAGATGCGATTGCAGCAAATGCCTTCCTGGTCACCAACACCGCGGCTGCAGCAGGCGCGCTTGCCTGGATGGGTGCCTCATGGATTAACGGGAAGCCATCCACACTTGGCTTTGTTTCGGGAGGTATCGCAGGTCTTGTAGCGATTACGCCTGCCGCCGGATTCGTCGACATGCCGGCATCGATCGTTATCGGTGCGCTTGCAGGTCTGATCTGCTACAGCGCTCTCCTGTGGCGCCAGCGCAAGGGTCTGGATGAGTCTCTGGATGCATGGGCAATCCACGGTGTCGGGGGATTCTTCGGTGCACTTGCAACGGGAATCTTCGCAGTCGCCGTCATAGGCGGTGTTGATGGTCTTATCTACGGGAATGTGGATCAGTTCCTGATACAGCTGCTTGACGCCGTCGTTGCAATGGCCTACGCCTTTGTCGTGACCTTTGTCATTGCAAAGATAGTAGACCTCGTTATGGGTCTTCGCGTGGAAGAGACAGAAGAATACGTTGGTCTTGATCTCTCGCAGCATGGCGAGAGTATGGATGCGTAA
- a CDS encoding P-II family nitrogen regulator → MKKVEAIIRPEKLEDAKSALDEAGYYAMTVTDVRGRGAQRGISLQFRGKKVNVDLIPKVKLEMVVEDESAEKIVKIIQKAAFTGEAGDGKIFIIPVDGAYQVRT, encoded by the coding sequence ATGAAGAAGGTTGAAGCAATCATTCGTCCTGAAAAGCTGGAAGATGCCAAGTCGGCACTCGATGAGGCCGGATACTATGCAATGACAGTAACTGATGTGCGAGGAAGGGGTGCCCAGAGGGGCATCTCGCTCCAGTTCCGTGGAAAGAAGGTGAATGTTGATCTTATTCCTAAGGTCAAGCTTGAGATGGTTGTCGAGGATGAATCGGCTGAAAAGATTGTAAAAATCATCCAGAAGGCAGCATTTACCGGTGAGGCGGGAGACGGAAAGATCTTTATCATCCCTGTTGATGGGGCGTATCAGGTCCGGACATAA
- a CDS encoding DUF128 domain-containing protein, translating to MIDDRMGFVISKLEKLAFNVTFNPETSTGDVGYNLTVVPYEFVDDVAQAFDEVIAGGYTFYKGYCITDQDPRLPEGHAGFLSACSITMDGVLQNHGIAVNVVYGGRFSIVDSRPVGFVDLIGYKGTTVDPLPLFINAGLTNVHGVATTGTGIALANVREVTNKAKDRVEECVEHMVKAGFVRPVGIGDGLFNLRPDPYRLSIVFFSGMNLVANAVEKGYPIYTEIGAGIMPFSRFLEE from the coding sequence TTGATAGATGACCGTATGGGTTTTGTCATCTCCAAACTGGAAAAACTGGCCTTCAATGTTACTTTCAATCCGGAAACGTCAACAGGAGATGTCGGGTACAATCTGACCGTGGTCCCGTATGAATTTGTGGATGATGTGGCGCAGGCCTTCGACGAGGTCATCGCAGGTGGATATACCTTCTATAAGGGATATTGTATCACCGATCAGGACCCGCGGCTTCCTGAAGGGCACGCAGGATTTCTGAGTGCATGTTCGATAACGATGGATGGGGTTCTCCAGAACCATGGCATCGCAGTAAATGTAGTATATGGAGGCAGATTCTCCATCGTTGATTCCCGACCAGTAGGTTTTGTTGATCTTATCGGGTACAAAGGAACGACTGTTGATCCTCTCCCTCTCTTCATCAACGCGGGGCTTACCAATGTACATGGGGTGGCGACAACCGGGACGGGAATCGCCCTTGCCAATGTGAGGGAAGTCACCAATAAAGCAAAGGATCGGGTTGAGGAATGCGTCGAGCATATGGTAAAGGCCGGGTTTGTCCGTCCGGTTGGTATAGGGGACGGCCTTTTCAATCTCCGGCCGGATCCCTACCGCCTGTCCATCGTATTTTTCAGTGGTATGAATCTTGTGGCAAATGCGGTCGAAAAAGGGTACCCCATATACACAGAAATTGGAGCAGGAATTATGCCGTTTTCCCGGTTTCTGGAAGAATAA
- a CDS encoding DUF128 domain-containing protein has translation MTQLKFINHLIDEYALMVSYDPFHDEGEVIFNLTLIKEEDLDAARLIMKEAYAAGVCFSNRVMFAVAGEYIGEYAIPHGHIGIVTMCSITVDAILLRQGIPINPIGGGLVEIRDNIPKRFTTMIKYDSTTIDPTQVMIDQGTTHITDVIMTGTGSILANIRECHMEAETLLFDTLEDLTKAGITGVLEVGSPNSPLLGVPITTNYLGLSMIGGTNPIAAFIESGRWANTKAMKGLIDISNFDRIENI, from the coding sequence ATGACCCAGCTGAAATTTATCAACCACCTGATCGATGAATATGCACTGATGGTCTCATACGACCCTTTCCATGATGAAGGTGAAGTCATATTCAACCTGACCCTTATAAAGGAGGAGGACCTTGATGCTGCGCGTCTGATTATGAAAGAAGCATACGCAGCAGGCGTGTGCTTCAGCAACAGGGTAATGTTTGCCGTTGCTGGAGAATATATCGGTGAATATGCAATTCCTCACGGCCATATAGGGATCGTCACCATGTGCAGCATAACAGTTGACGCCATACTCCTCCGTCAGGGGATTCCCATCAACCCGATTGGAGGGGGTCTTGTTGAGATCAGGGATAATATCCCAAAACGATTTACGACGATGATCAAATACGACTCAACGACAATTGATCCGACACAGGTCATGATTGATCAGGGAACAACCCATATTACCGATGTCATCATGACCGGCACGGGCAGTATCCTTGCAAATATCAGGGAATGCCACATGGAAGCCGAAACACTTCTCTTTGATACCCTTGAGGACCTGACCAAGGCGGGAATCACCGGTGTCCTGGAAGTCGGCAGTCCGAATTCACCCCTTCTTGGAGTCCCCATAACAACAAATTATCTGGGTCTTTCAATGATCGGGGGAACAAATCCCATTGCTGCATTCATAGAATCAGGCAGATGGGCTAACACGAAGGCGATGAAGGGTCTGATTGATATTTCCAACTTTGACAGAATTGAGAATATCTGA
- a CDS encoding Coenzyme F420 hydrogenase/dehydrogenase, beta subunit C-terminal domain, which yields MKRKTFRELRDEVWDTGLCSGCGACVAVCPADAIIFRKNGEFSSPAHTGYCKDETDGVPCGACYAACPRTRDQDAHRMASTGPGSHLRMISARSGFEVQKRQSGGAVTAILTTALNEGTIDCIVTIAADPWTQKPAATIITDKEVLISKAGSRYAWWVPLLSALKNAVITQKKEKIAIIGVPCAASAARIIQSSNHVFLKPYGRAIRLIIGLFCTETFDYEKLIEGKLQREIGIEPWDIERLDVRGKLIVNRQDGTQSEFPLSELEDYVRPGCHVCGDLTAVDADISAGSIGSGEGYTTLIVRTPTGDGYVNHAVDRGDLIVEGETNPKIIERLAGDKAKRLRR from the coding sequence ATGAAACGAAAAACCTTCAGGGAACTCAGGGATGAGGTATGGGATACCGGACTGTGTTCAGGATGCGGGGCATGCGTTGCGGTGTGTCCGGCAGATGCAATAATCTTCAGAAAGAATGGCGAGTTCAGCAGTCCGGCACATACGGGGTACTGCAAGGATGAAACAGACGGCGTCCCCTGCGGTGCATGTTATGCAGCCTGTCCGCGAACACGGGACCAGGACGCCCACCGGATGGCTTCGACCGGTCCGGGCAGCCATCTCCGAATGATATCGGCACGGTCAGGTTTCGAAGTGCAGAAACGGCAGAGCGGAGGAGCGGTGACGGCCATCCTGACAACAGCACTCAACGAGGGGACCATCGACTGTATTGTTACCATAGCCGCCGATCCATGGACGCAGAAACCAGCTGCAACAATCATCACCGATAAGGAGGTCCTCATCTCGAAAGCCGGGAGCCGGTATGCATGGTGGGTCCCGCTTCTCTCGGCCCTGAAAAATGCGGTCATAACACAAAAGAAGGAGAAAATTGCGATCATCGGAGTGCCGTGTGCCGCTTCGGCCGCACGAATCATCCAGTCATCCAACCATGTGTTCCTGAAACCGTATGGACGGGCGATCCGTCTGATCATTGGCCTTTTCTGCACGGAAACATTTGATTATGAAAAGCTCATCGAAGGAAAATTACAAAGAGAAATTGGAATCGAACCGTGGGATATTGAACGACTTGATGTCAGGGGTAAACTCATTGTCAACCGGCAGGATGGTACACAGTCCGAATTTCCCCTTTCAGAACTCGAAGACTATGTTCGCCCCGGTTGTCATGTCTGCGGCGACCTGACCGCTGTCGATGCAGATATCTCTGCCGGCTCAATAGGAAGTGGAGAGGGTTATACCACCCTCATTGTCCGGACACCCACAGGAGATGGTTATGTAAACCATGCCGTGGATAGGGGGGATCTGATCGTTGAAGGGGAGACAAATCCAAAGATCATCGAGCGTCTTGCCGGCGACAAAGCAAAACGGCTCCGCAGATAA
- a CDS encoding GltB/FmdC/FwdC-like GXGXG domain-containing protein has product MTETVTIDAAGLHYTPLNQMIRSAVAAGAKEIVLNNVNGHRFIGNGLRGTDVRLIINGVPGGDLGMFMSGPTCIVHANAEHAPGNTMDAGTIYIHGNAGDAVAHSMRGGEVYVKGDIGYRGGIHMKEYREKKPVLVVGGHARAFLGEYMAGGLLIILGIGKTCPVDERGIGTGIHGGEIYIRGDVPDRHLGIGATKKPFGADERERIRPYIEKYCMEFGITDSSLFEDEYVRIGPASARPFAGKYTWE; this is encoded by the coding sequence ATGACAGAAACGGTTACCATAGATGCTGCGGGACTTCATTACACCCCGCTCAACCAAATGATTCGGTCGGCAGTGGCTGCAGGTGCAAAAGAAATTGTACTCAACAATGTGAACGGGCACCGGTTTATCGGAAATGGCCTCAGGGGCACCGATGTCCGCCTCATCATCAATGGTGTTCCCGGGGGAGATCTCGGCATGTTTATGTCAGGGCCAACATGTATCGTCCATGCAAATGCCGAACATGCACCCGGCAATACCATGGACGCCGGCACTATCTATATCCATGGAAATGCCGGGGATGCCGTGGCGCATTCCATGCGGGGCGGAGAAGTCTACGTAAAAGGTGACATCGGGTACAGGGGCGGTATCCACATGAAGGAGTACAGGGAAAAAAAGCCCGTTCTCGTCGTTGGCGGCCATGCAAGAGCATTTCTGGGAGAATACATGGCAGGGGGCCTCCTCATCATTCTCGGAATTGGAAAGACCTGCCCTGTTGATGAGAGGGGAATAGGCACTGGAATCCACGGAGGGGAGATATACATCAGGGGCGACGTGCCCGACCGGCATCTTGGGATCGGAGCAACGAAGAAACCGTTTGGTGCTGACGAACGGGAACGTATCCGCCCATATATCGAAAAATACTGCATGGAGTTCGGCATTACCGATTCCTCTCTCTTTGAGGACGAATATGTAAGGATCGGACCGGCAAGTGCCCGCCCCTTTGCAGGAAAATATACATGGGAGTGA
- a CDS encoding glutamate synthase-related protein, giving the protein MPIGSTPPKFRVRIDQDQCMLCEQCIENCPYGTFRREGNRILVNSRACTGCHRCIAMCPRDAIDLEEKPVAYRSHPIWTREAREAIFNQAKTGKIVLAGMGNVLDVPPIFDRLLLDACQVTNPSIDPLREPMELRTYIGKKPSRVEVTTKPDGDIELLTRLAPNLRCETPIMIGHMSYGAISLNAQLSLARGAAAQGTFMGTGEGGLHKRLYPYQDHMIVQVASGRFGVDIDYLERGAAIEIKIGQGAKPGIGGHLPGEKVDESVSGTRMIPVSSDAISPAPHHDIYSIEDLAQLVRGLKEATEWKKPVFVKIAAVHNVAAIASGIARSSADAVVIDGFRGGTGAAPRVFRDHVGIPIEAAVAAVDEKLRKHGVRNEVSVIASGGIRDSADVTKAIALGADAVYIGTAALISLGCRVCGNCYRGLCPWGIATQRPDLTARLDPDIMWENVSNLINGWTLEIAELMGAAGINSIESLRGNRDRLRGYMLDENLMNVLDVKTVGAGA; this is encoded by the coding sequence ATGCCCATCGGCAGCACTCCCCCAAAATTCAGGGTCAGAATCGATCAGGACCAATGCATGCTGTGCGAGCAGTGCATCGAAAACTGCCCTTATGGAACTTTCAGGAGAGAAGGTAACAGAATACTGGTGAATTCACGTGCCTGTACAGGATGTCACCGATGCATTGCCATGTGTCCACGGGATGCCATAGATCTTGAGGAGAAGCCGGTTGCATACCGGTCACACCCAATCTGGACCCGGGAGGCCCGGGAGGCAATATTCAACCAGGCGAAGACCGGAAAAATCGTCCTCGCCGGCATGGGAAATGTACTCGATGTACCGCCGATATTTGATCGGCTTCTCCTCGATGCCTGCCAGGTAACCAATCCTTCCATTGATCCGCTCAGGGAACCGATGGAACTTCGGACCTATATAGGGAAGAAACCCTCAAGGGTAGAGGTGACCACAAAACCGGATGGGGACATTGAGCTCCTCACCCGTCTTGCCCCGAATCTAAGATGCGAAACCCCTATCATGATCGGTCATATGAGTTATGGCGCCATCTCTCTCAATGCCCAGCTGTCCCTCGCACGGGGTGCAGCTGCGCAGGGAACATTCATGGGGACGGGAGAAGGAGGTCTCCATAAGCGCCTGTACCCCTACCAGGATCACATGATCGTCCAGGTGGCATCCGGAAGATTTGGTGTTGATATCGATTACCTCGAACGCGGCGCGGCCATTGAGATAAAAATAGGTCAGGGAGCAAAACCGGGAATCGGAGGGCACCTCCCCGGCGAAAAAGTGGACGAGAGTGTATCCGGAACAAGGATGATACCAGTCTCCAGTGATGCCATCAGTCCGGCCCCTCATCATGACATCTATTCCATAGAAGATCTGGCCCAACTTGTCCGGGGACTCAAAGAGGCAACAGAGTGGAAAAAACCCGTCTTCGTCAAGATAGCGGCAGTGCATAATGTGGCGGCAATTGCATCGGGCATTGCCCGTTCGTCAGCAGATGCAGTTGTCATCGATGGATTCCGTGGGGGAACGGGAGCAGCGCCGAGAGTCTTCAGGGACCATGTTGGAATCCCCATCGAGGCGGCGGTGGCAGCGGTTGATGAAAAACTCCGGAAACATGGCGTCCGGAATGAAGTTTCGGTCATCGCATCGGGAGGTATCCGCGACAGTGCAGATGTCACCAAGGCAATCGCGCTTGGTGCCGACGCGGTCTACATCGGTACGGCTGCACTGATATCCCTCGGATGCCGGGTCTGCGGCAACTGTTACCGTGGGCTGTGCCCGTGGGGCATTGCAACCCAGCGTCCGGATCTCACTGCACGTCTTGACCCGGATATCATGTGGGAAAACGTATCCAACCTGATCAACGGCTGGACCCTTGAGATTGCAGAACTCATGGGGGCAGCAGGTATCAATTCAATTGAAAGCCTGAGAGGAAACCGGGACCGGTTACGAGGATATATGCTTGACGAAAACCTCATGAACGTTCTGGACGTGAAGACCGTCGGAGCGGGAGCATAG
- a CDS encoding class II glutamine amidotransferase: MCGIISVIDRSGEPMDGSAIKNALSLMNERGNGEGAGYAVYGAYPDYADHYALHLFYDNLVEPKAIVEQELEKWGTIEVSEMIPTSEQPRLRREHIPWRYFYKPYPKSMGTAATEEDILIHIMNKINTEIPGALLFSTGKNIGIFKASGWPEDVAEFYRIQDYEGYQWLAHNRYPTNTSGWWGGAHPFNLLDWTVVHNGEITSYGTNRRYLESFGYKCTMYTDTEVVAYLTDLLARQHALPLELALKALAPPFWDDIDAMQEKEQTMNTTIRMAYGSALMNGPFAIVVANSDGIAGITDRIKLRPLVAAESGDRLYISSEEAAIRVMDQNLEHIWMPRAGEPVIGRVR; this comes from the coding sequence ATGTGCGGAATAATCAGCGTTATCGACCGTTCGGGGGAACCCATGGACGGTTCAGCAATAAAAAATGCCCTTTCATTAATGAATGAGCGAGGAAATGGTGAAGGAGCAGGGTACGCAGTATATGGTGCATATCCGGATTACGCAGACCATTATGCCCTCCACCTGTTCTATGACAACCTTGTGGAGCCAAAAGCCATAGTAGAACAGGAACTGGAGAAATGGGGCACCATTGAAGTCAGTGAGATGATTCCCACCTCTGAGCAGCCACGACTCCGAAGGGAACATATCCCCTGGAGATACTTCTATAAGCCGTATCCAAAATCGATGGGAACGGCAGCTACCGAGGAAGACATCCTTATTCACATCATGAATAAAATCAATACAGAAATTCCGGGAGCCCTCCTCTTTTCAACGGGTAAAAATATCGGAATATTCAAAGCATCCGGGTGGCCGGAGGATGTAGCTGAGTTCTATCGCATCCAGGATTATGAAGGGTATCAGTGGCTCGCCCATAACCGGTACCCCACCAACACCTCGGGATGGTGGGGAGGGGCACATCCCTTTAATCTTCTGGACTGGACAGTTGTGCACAATGGAGAAATTACCTCCTATGGAACAAACCGGAGATATCTGGAGAGTTTCGGCTATAAGTGCACGATGTACACGGATACCGAAGTAGTAGCCTATCTCACGGATCTCCTTGCCCGTCAACATGCTCTCCCCCTTGAACTTGCCCTCAAGGCACTTGCACCTCCGTTCTGGGATGATATTGACGCCATGCAGGAAAAAGAACAGACCATGAATACCACCATCCGCATGGCATACGGTTCGGCGCTCATGAACGGCCCATTCGCAATTGTTGTTGCCAACTCTGACGGCATTGCAGGAATTACCGACAGGATAAAACTTCGACCGCTGGTTGCGGCGGAATCCGGCGACCGTCTCTACATCTCAAGTGAAGAGGCTGCAATACGGGTCATGGACCAAAACCTTGAACACATCTGGATGCCCCGGGCAGGCGAACCCGTCATAGGGAGGGTAAGATAA